The Methylomonas koyamae genome has a segment encoding these proteins:
- a CDS encoding cytochrome-c peroxidase, producing MRTFRNCSHPLLAAAMLFASMAVFAAELPLGPMPISLKYLPVPPVPGLADGSDPIVVNKPAAIALGKALFWDSNVGSDGMACASCHFQAGADGRSKNQISAGGQSKPVAEQIFADSSDATPLGPNRTLSLADFPLHQRLDPLADSAVVFDTDNVVGSAGTFAGEFKGVNRFTSGTDICNRAADPVFRVGANGTRRVTPRNAPTVINAVFNHRSFWDGRANNVFNGSSPWGDRDPDAGVWVKTGPRNVQKQRLHLINSSLASLAVAPPANHTEMSCSNRSLLDVGRKLLYRAPLQNQLVHHADSVLGPYSNSNPEKLNPGLSLPYGSLVRQAFNAKYWSYSGSVPLAVPAGQAPYTQLEANFPMFFALAIQLYESTLISDQAPFDNSARDANHQPVDLSAAELNGLKQFRKNQCALCHLGPNFSSASIAANAAIAQSHPEAFGEPTFRISASTNVVNRIPLLVGGLPVTAFYDTGFSSNGASREANDIGAGGVDDFGNPLSFSLQYLQLLAGNGAAVLDSEVNAVRACDFQDAVATNLKLPYSLPNLFTQIDGLMPQPQSTANCFLPLVNAFLPTPAAASAELNKAVNRKMVAAVTATFKTPSLRNIELTGPYMHNGSMATLEQVVEFYSRGGNFKNDSKHVTRVFPQPTLQTDAQNRADLVAFLKTLTDDRVRYQRAPFDHPELKIPHGHSGDEVATVAGNPLHASLSKDEYLRLPAVGAEGAAEPLPAFEQRLAP from the coding sequence ATGCGCACATTCCGTAACTGTTCCCATCCACTGCTGGCGGCCGCCATGCTGTTTGCCTCTATGGCAGTCTTTGCCGCCGAATTGCCGCTCGGGCCGATGCCGATCAGCCTGAAATATTTGCCGGTGCCGCCAGTGCCGGGCCTGGCCGACGGCAGCGATCCGATTGTGGTCAATAAGCCGGCGGCGATTGCATTGGGCAAGGCCTTGTTCTGGGATAGCAACGTCGGCAGCGACGGCATGGCCTGCGCTTCGTGCCATTTTCAAGCCGGCGCCGACGGCCGCAGCAAAAACCAAATTTCCGCCGGCGGCCAATCCAAACCGGTTGCCGAGCAAATCTTCGCCGACAGCAGCGACGCTACGCCGCTGGGCCCGAATCGCACGCTGAGCCTGGCCGATTTTCCATTGCATCAGCGGCTGGACCCGCTGGCGGATTCCGCAGTGGTTTTCGATACCGATAACGTGGTCGGTTCGGCCGGGACGTTCGCCGGCGAATTCAAAGGGGTCAACCGCTTCACCAGCGGCACCGACATTTGCAACCGGGCGGCGGATCCGGTGTTTCGCGTCGGCGCCAACGGCACCCGCCGCGTCACGCCGCGCAATGCGCCGACCGTCATCAACGCCGTGTTCAACCACCGCAGTTTTTGGGACGGCCGCGCCAACAATGTTTTCAACGGCAGCAGCCCGTGGGGAGACCGCGACCCGGACGCCGGGGTCTGGGTCAAAACCGGCCCCAGAAACGTGCAAAAACAACGCCTGCACCTAATAAACTCGTCGCTGGCGTCGCTGGCCGTGGCACCGCCGGCCAACCATACCGAAATGAGCTGCAGCAACCGCTCGCTGCTGGACGTCGGCCGGAAACTGCTGTACCGCGCGCCGTTGCAAAACCAATTGGTGCACCACGCCGACAGCGTGCTCGGCCCTTACAGCAACAGCAACCCGGAAAAATTGAATCCGGGCTTGAGTCTGCCTTACGGCTCGCTGGTGCGGCAAGCGTTTAACGCCAAGTACTGGTCGTATTCGGGCTCGGTGCCGCTTGCCGTGCCGGCCGGCCAAGCGCCGTACACGCAACTGGAAGCCAATTTTCCGATGTTTTTCGCCTTGGCGATTCAGTTGTACGAAAGCACGCTGATTTCCGACCAAGCGCCGTTCGACAACAGCGCCCGCGACGCCAACCACCAGCCGGTCGATCTCAGTGCCGCGGAATTGAACGGCTTGAAACAGTTCCGCAAAAACCAGTGCGCGCTATGCCATTTGGGGCCCAATTTCAGTTCGGCCTCGATTGCCGCCAATGCCGCCATCGCCCAAAGCCATCCGGAAGCCTTCGGCGAGCCGACTTTTCGTATCAGCGCCAGCACCAACGTAGTCAACCGGATTCCGTTGCTGGTCGGCGGCTTGCCGGTCACGGCGTTTTACGACACCGGCTTCTCGTCCAACGGCGCCAGCCGCGAAGCCAACGATATCGGTGCCGGCGGCGTCGACGATTTCGGCAATCCGTTGTCGTTCAGCCTCCAATACCTGCAACTGTTGGCCGGCAACGGCGCAGCGGTACTGGACAGCGAAGTCAACGCCGTGCGTGCCTGCGATTTCCAGGACGCGGTGGCGACCAACCTGAAATTGCCGTATTCGTTGCCTAACCTGTTTACCCAAATCGACGGGCTGATGCCGCAGCCGCAATCCACGGCAAATTGCTTCCTGCCGCTGGTCAACGCCTTCTTGCCGACGCCGGCCGCGGCATCGGCCGAACTGAACAAGGCGGTGAACCGGAAAATGGTGGCCGCCGTGACGGCGACCTTTAAAACGCCGTCGCTGCGCAATATCGAACTGACCGGCCCATACATGCACAATGGCAGCATGGCGACGCTGGAGCAGGTGGTCGAGTTTTACAGCCGCGGCGGCAACTTCAAGAACGACAGCAAGCACGTGACGCGGGTATTTCCGCAACCGACGCTGCAAACCGATGCCCAAAACCGGGCCGATCTGGTGGCCTTCCTGAAAACGCTGACCGACGACCGGGTCCGCTACCAACGTGCGCCGTTCGACCATCCGGAGCTGAAGATCCCGCACGGCCACAGCGGCGACGAAGTCGCGACCGTCGCCGGCAATCCGCTGCACGCCAGCTTGTCCAAAGACGAGTATTTACGGTTGCCGGCCGTCGGCGCGGAAGGCGCGGCCGAACCGCTACCGGCGTTCGAACAGCGGCTGGCGCCCTGA
- a CDS encoding XRE family transcriptional regulator — MTTANINTNMLTWARERSGIAVSEFARKCGVSQDKLSEWESGRRPLTFKQAMTYAEKAHIPFGYLFLTRPPIDELPIPDLRTVDGQANRKLSAELLDLIKLMQQRQEWYKDYLQQHFVGPNPIVGRFAVKDEVSSIVHDMRIALGVGNHPQRGSWEDYYRDLVNRIESVGVLVMRQSDVGHYTRPLRVEEFRGFAIADDYAPIIFVNHADALGARLFTLIHELCHIWIGQSGISDANTHTHREEEILCNAVAAEFLVPASEFETLWQTDLESWQANLPMLEAHFHVSTWTLARRALTLNFIALGEYQRYINAQQAVYRDREDSGGPGYYRTKKAQISQRFSRAVVSQALCGQLLLREASQLLGGIKPNKIATFAKELGV, encoded by the coding sequence ATGACCACCGCTAACATCAATACGAACATGCTGACCTGGGCGCGTGAGCGCTCCGGTATCGCCGTGTCTGAATTTGCCCGGAAATGCGGTGTCAGCCAAGATAAACTCAGCGAGTGGGAATCCGGCCGCCGGCCGTTGACCTTCAAGCAAGCTATGACTTACGCCGAAAAGGCGCATATCCCCTTCGGTTATTTGTTTCTAACCCGGCCTCCAATCGACGAATTGCCTATTCCCGACTTAAGAACCGTCGATGGCCAAGCCAACCGTAAACTCAGCGCGGAATTGCTCGACCTGATAAAGCTGATGCAACAGCGCCAGGAATGGTACAAAGACTACTTGCAACAGCATTTCGTCGGTCCAAATCCTATCGTTGGCCGCTTTGCCGTCAAAGATGAGGTAAGCTCCATCGTCCACGATATGCGCATCGCGCTAGGTGTAGGCAATCATCCGCAACGCGGCAGTTGGGAGGATTACTACCGCGATTTGGTCAACCGTATCGAGTCTGTCGGGGTTTTGGTGATGCGGCAAAGCGATGTGGGCCACTACACGCGACCATTGCGCGTCGAAGAGTTTCGAGGTTTTGCAATTGCTGACGATTACGCGCCGATCATTTTCGTCAACCATGCCGATGCCCTAGGCGCACGGCTATTCACCTTGATCCACGAACTCTGCCATATCTGGATCGGCCAGTCCGGCATTTCCGATGCCAATACCCACACGCATCGCGAAGAAGAAATACTTTGCAATGCCGTCGCCGCAGAATTTTTAGTCCCGGCATCTGAATTTGAAACTCTATGGCAAACCGACCTGGAAAGCTGGCAGGCCAATTTGCCGATGCTGGAAGCACATTTCCACGTCAGCACGTGGACCTTGGCGCGTCGCGCGTTGACACTGAATTTCATCGCCCTGGGCGAATACCAGCGATATATCAACGCCCAACAAGCAGTCTATCGGGATCGCGAAGACAGCGGCGGCCCCGGGTATTACCGCACCAAAAAAGCTCAAATCAGCCAGCGTTTTTCTCGTGCCGTCGTTAGTCAGGCGCTCTGCGGACAACTTTTACTCCGTGAAGCTAGCCAGTTATTGGGCGGCATCAAACCTAACAAAATTGCCACCTTTGCCAAGGAGTTGGGCGTTTGA
- a CDS encoding DUF4411 family protein yields the protein MKYLLDSNTYIQAKNFYYGMDICPAYWDWLDRQFQLGLVASVQMIGKELRDGDDELAEWVKFRPEHFIDNDDAETQSVFSVIVQSVATGDYNPGNRDNFLAKADPWLIAKAKTLGATVVTHEALLAPNTKKVKVPNICREFGVPCLDTFQFLRELNARFVLEG from the coding sequence TTGAAATATCTTTTGGATTCGAATACTTACATTCAAGCCAAGAATTTCTATTACGGCATGGACATTTGCCCGGCCTATTGGGATTGGCTGGATCGGCAATTTCAATTGGGCTTGGTCGCCAGTGTGCAGATGATTGGAAAAGAACTCAGAGACGGTGACGACGAACTGGCCGAATGGGTCAAGTTCCGTCCGGAACATTTCATCGACAACGATGACGCCGAAACTCAGTCGGTTTTTTCCGTTATTGTCCAAAGCGTCGCAACCGGTGATTATAATCCCGGCAACCGCGATAACTTCTTAGCGAAAGCCGATCCCTGGCTCATCGCCAAAGCTAAAACCCTGGGTGCGACAGTGGTTACTCACGAAGCTTTGCTGGCTCCGAATACCAAGAAAGTCAAAGTTCCCAATATTTGCCGCGAATTCGGCGTGCCGTGCCTGGACACGTTTCAGTTTCTGCGGGAATTGAATGCCAGGTTTGTTTTGGAGGGTTAA
- a CDS encoding M48 family metallopeptidase, producing the protein MKTTTERREHLEALICRAEREALQRPELYRAKVGLMALLGYLVIFGVLFTLLALSVGIGWAALASTTFAILLLKKKLIFVILGMIYVLLRALWVKFEAPDGYRLTAKQYPQLFDRLKTLSRQLRAPRIHQVILTPEANAAIVQTPRLGVFGFPKNTLILGLELLMSLTPAQAEAVVAHELGHLSAAHGRFGGWIYRVRLGWQRIVEGLEQQQNIGASLMRRFFDWYAPTFAAYSFALARSNEFAADAVAAQLTSRADAAQALVNSYVVSDLVSERFWAPFFQQADCNEQPAAPFGPLRDFLSQAPFAADELQRKSAEALAIATGHYDTHPALNDRLQALQAGTPLPKLPALSAAQAWLGERLPSVLADFDRLWLQRHGENWRERFRYCRQGREQLAELAQLPAEQLSAEQHWRLAMLTEEFMPDTDPLPLFQRYRAAHPDANADFVIGRLLLKRGDPAGADSIQAAMQAKPELAIDGCRWLEYFHRSRGDAGAAEQWLRRAERQADIDRAAELERQNLTRKDALASPQADADTLAAVRTAAANIASIKRVWLAEKPMQHYPAAKSYVVVFAKGWFASEKKLTQRLVAELRLPQNLFVLCKSGAHAAIAKRAIKAGSEVYRR; encoded by the coding sequence ATGAAAACCACGACCGAACGCCGCGAACACCTGGAAGCCTTGATCTGCCGCGCGGAGCGGGAGGCGTTGCAACGGCCCGAGCTGTACCGGGCCAAAGTCGGCCTGATGGCCTTACTGGGTTATCTGGTGATCTTCGGCGTGTTGTTTACCTTGTTGGCGCTCAGCGTCGGCATCGGCTGGGCCGCGTTGGCCAGCACCACGTTTGCAATTCTGTTGCTGAAGAAGAAATTGATTTTCGTGATTTTGGGCATGATCTATGTGCTGCTCAGGGCGCTGTGGGTCAAGTTCGAAGCGCCGGACGGTTACCGCCTAACCGCCAAGCAATATCCGCAACTGTTCGACCGTTTGAAAACCCTGAGCCGGCAACTGCGCGCGCCGCGGATTCACCAAGTGATTTTAACGCCGGAAGCCAACGCCGCCATCGTACAAACTCCGCGGCTGGGCGTGTTCGGCTTTCCGAAAAACACGTTGATCCTCGGCCTGGAATTGTTGATGAGCCTGACGCCGGCTCAGGCCGAAGCTGTGGTCGCCCACGAATTGGGCCATTTGTCGGCTGCGCATGGCCGTTTCGGCGGCTGGATTTATCGGGTCAGGCTGGGCTGGCAACGCATCGTCGAAGGCCTGGAGCAGCAACAAAACATCGGCGCAAGCTTGATGCGGCGCTTCTTCGATTGGTATGCGCCGACCTTTGCCGCCTATTCGTTCGCGTTGGCCCGCAGCAACGAATTCGCCGCCGATGCCGTTGCCGCGCAATTGACCAGCCGCGCCGATGCAGCGCAGGCTTTGGTCAACAGCTATGTGGTCAGCGATTTGGTCTCAGAGCGGTTCTGGGCGCCGTTTTTTCAGCAGGCCGATTGCAACGAACAACCGGCCGCGCCGTTCGGCCCGTTGCGGGATTTCCTTAGCCAAGCGCCGTTCGCGGCCGACGAGTTGCAACGCAAGTCCGCCGAAGCGTTGGCGATTGCGACCGGCCACTACGATACCCACCCGGCTTTGAACGACCGCTTGCAGGCGCTGCAAGCCGGAACTCCGCTGCCGAAACTGCCTGCGCTGTCGGCGGCTCAAGCTTGGTTGGGCGAGCGTTTGCCAAGCGTGTTGGCCGATTTCGACCGGCTCTGGCTGCAACGCCACGGCGAAAATTGGCGGGAACGTTTCCGCTATTGCCGGCAAGGCCGCGAACAACTCGCCGAATTGGCGCAGTTGCCGGCCGAACAGCTCAGCGCCGAACAACACTGGCGCCTGGCGATGCTGACCGAGGAGTTTATGCCCGACACCGATCCGCTGCCGCTATTCCAGCGCTACCGCGCCGCCCACCCCGACGCCAACGCCGATTTCGTGATCGGCCGGCTGTTACTGAAACGCGGCGATCCGGCCGGGGCGGACTCGATCCAGGCGGCGATGCAGGCCAAGCCGGAACTGGCCATCGACGGTTGCCGCTGGCTGGAATATTTCCACCGCAGTCGAGGCGACGCCGGCGCAGCCGAGCAATGGCTGCGCCGGGCGGAACGGCAGGCCGATATCGACCGCGCCGCCGAACTCGAACGGCAAAACCTGACGCGCAAAGACGCGTTGGCCAGCCCGCAAGCCGATGCCGATACCTTGGCCGCAGTGCGGACGGCCGCGGCAAACATCGCCAGCATCAAGCGCGTCTGGCTGGCGGAAAAACCGATGCAGCATTATCCCGCGGCCAAATCCTACGTCGTCGTGTTTGCCAAAGGCTGGTTTGCCAGCGAGAAAAAATTGACGCAACGGCTGGTTGCCGAACTGCGGCTGCCGCAAAACCTGTTTGTGCTGTGCAAGTCCGGCGCTCACGCCGCCATCGCCAAACGCGCCATCAAGGCCGGTAGCGAAGTTTACCGGCGCTAG
- a CDS encoding ATP-binding cassette domain-containing protein, with product MLNFKNIAIRRGSRQLFNGASFTIHKGQKIGLTGANGAGKSSLFALLRGELHADEGEFSLPPNLEIAHVAQETPALSCSAIDYVLDGDQALRRLQAQLAAAEQAHDGLKLAELHAALEHAGGYTAQARASRLLNGLGFTSEQEARPVSSFSGGWRMRLNLAQALMCRSDVLLLDEPTNHLDLDAVIYLQDWLVKYPGTLLLISHDRDFLDAITDHIVHIEQGKAEIYTGNYSDFERMRAEKLAQQQSAFEKQQREIAHIQSFIDRFKAKATKARQAQSRIKALERMEIIAQAHVDSPFGFAFPPPKRMPNPLLKIEEADIGYGDKVVVKNASLSISPGDRIGLLGPNGSGKSSLIKVLSGQMPPLAGKLQSAQDLNIGYFAQHQLELLRLDESPLWHLQQLDKQATEKDLRNFLGGFDFRGDKVNEPVGPFSGGEKARLVLATLVYQNPNLLLLDEPTNHLDLEMRHALSVALQEYQGALVVVSHDRHLLRSVTDQLLLVAGGRLQPFDGDLDDYKQWLAEQKKGDDAAAGADSANNVSRKDQRKQDAERRQRLKPLLDAVKAAEAAVEKFHQQQRDLEELLADPAIYAEQYKEQLKQLLSRKSQIDSALEQAEMDWLAAEENLQQAE from the coding sequence ATGCTCAATTTCAAAAACATCGCGATACGCCGCGGCAGCCGCCAACTGTTTAACGGGGCGTCCTTTACCATTCATAAAGGCCAGAAAATCGGTTTGACCGGAGCCAACGGCGCCGGCAAATCCAGCCTGTTCGCCTTGTTGCGCGGCGAATTGCACGCCGACGAAGGCGAGTTTTCGCTGCCGCCGAATCTGGAGATCGCCCATGTCGCCCAGGAAACCCCGGCACTGTCCTGTTCGGCAATCGATTACGTGCTGGACGGCGACCAGGCCTTGCGCCGGTTGCAGGCCCAGTTGGCTGCGGCGGAGCAGGCGCACGACGGTTTGAAACTGGCGGAATTGCATGCGGCCCTGGAACACGCCGGCGGCTATACCGCCCAGGCTCGCGCCTCGCGGCTGCTGAACGGCTTGGGTTTTACCAGCGAGCAGGAAGCCCGGCCGGTCAGTTCGTTTTCCGGCGGTTGGCGGATGCGTTTGAATCTGGCGCAAGCCTTGATGTGCCGCTCCGACGTGTTGCTGCTGGACGAGCCGACCAACCATTTGGATCTGGACGCGGTGATTTACTTGCAGGATTGGCTGGTCAAATATCCCGGTACGCTGTTGCTGATTTCGCACGACCGCGATTTTCTGGATGCGATCACCGACCACATCGTCCATATCGAACAAGGCAAGGCCGAGATTTATACCGGCAACTATTCCGACTTCGAGCGGATGCGGGCCGAGAAATTGGCGCAGCAACAATCCGCCTTCGAAAAGCAGCAGCGCGAGATTGCCCACATCCAAAGCTTCATCGACCGCTTCAAGGCCAAGGCCACCAAGGCTCGTCAGGCGCAAAGCCGGATCAAGGCGCTGGAGCGGATGGAAATCATCGCCCAGGCCCACGTCGATTCGCCGTTCGGTTTCGCTTTTCCGCCGCCGAAACGGATGCCGAATCCGCTGCTGAAAATCGAAGAAGCCGACATCGGTTACGGCGACAAGGTCGTGGTCAAAAATGCCAGCCTGTCGATTTCGCCCGGCGACCGCATCGGCCTGCTCGGTCCCAACGGCTCCGGCAAGTCCAGTTTAATCAAAGTTTTATCCGGGCAAATGCCGCCATTGGCTGGTAAGCTGCAGAGCGCCCAGGATTTGAATATCGGTTATTTCGCCCAGCATCAGCTCGAATTGTTGCGGCTGGACGAAAGCCCGCTGTGGCATTTGCAGCAACTGGACAAGCAGGCTACCGAGAAGGATTTGCGCAATTTCCTGGGCGGTTTCGATTTTCGCGGCGACAAGGTCAACGAGCCGGTCGGGCCGTTTTCCGGCGGCGAAAAAGCCCGGCTGGTGTTGGCGACGCTGGTGTACCAGAATCCCAATCTATTGCTGCTGGACGAACCGACCAACCACCTGGATCTGGAAATGCGCCACGCCTTGAGCGTGGCCTTGCAGGAATACCAGGGTGCGCTGGTTGTGGTGTCCCACGATAGGCACTTGTTGCGTTCGGTCACCGACCAGTTGCTGTTGGTGGCCGGCGGCAGATTGCAGCCTTTCGACGGCGATCTGGACGATTACAAGCAATGGCTGGCCGAGCAGAAAAAAGGCGACGACGCGGCCGCCGGCGCGGATTCGGCCAATAACGTGTCGCGCAAGGACCAGCGCAAACAGGATGCCGAACGCCGCCAACGCTTGAAGCCGCTGCTGGATGCGGTCAAAGCCGCCGAAGCCGCGGTGGAGAAGTTTCACCAGCAACAACGGGATCTGGAAGAACTGCTGGCGGACCCGGCGATTTACGCCGAACAATATAAGGAACAACTGAAACAGCTACTAAGCCGCAAAAGCCAGATCGACAGCGCACTGGAACAAGCCGAGATGGATTGGCTGGCCGCGGAGGAAAACCTACAACAAGCGGAGTGA
- a CDS encoding universal stress protein: protein MTLYKHILLAADFFEHGGQVAEKAKRIAEQNQAQLSLVHVVDNLPITDPAYGPMIPFDVDLTQELIEATKKRLAELGQKLEVPVERQWLEMGSPKLEIVRVAEERQVDLIVVGSHGRHGLALLLGSTANGVLHHAKCDVLAVRLADD, encoded by the coding sequence ATGACTCTGTACAAACACATCTTGCTGGCTGCCGACTTTTTCGAACACGGCGGCCAAGTCGCGGAAAAAGCCAAACGGATTGCCGAGCAAAACCAGGCCCAGCTCAGTCTGGTGCATGTGGTCGACAACCTGCCGATTACCGATCCGGCCTACGGGCCGATGATTCCGTTCGACGTCGATTTGACCCAGGAACTGATCGAAGCCACCAAAAAACGCCTGGCCGAGCTGGGCCAGAAACTGGAGGTACCGGTCGAGCGGCAATGGCTGGAGATGGGCAGCCCGAAATTGGAAATCGTCCGCGTCGCCGAAGAACGCCAGGTCGATCTGATCGTGGTCGGCTCGCACGGCCGCCATGGCCTGGCCTTGTTGCTGGGTTCCACCGCCAACGGCGTGTTGCACCACGCCAAATGCGACGTGCTGGCGGTGCGCCTGGCCGATGATTGA
- the cobU gene encoding bifunctional adenosylcobinamide kinase/adenosylcobinamide-phosphate guanylyltransferase — MIELVLGGARSGKSRYAEQQALASGLPVVYLATAEAGDGEMSARIAHHRQRRPAEWTTLEEPVALAEAITAQTGRGQCLLVDCLTLWLCNVLFDKQGNLHEDRFRRHSAALFDALDASGERIILVSNEVGMGVVAADAMTRRFVDEAGFLHQKLAQLCDKVVLVTAGLPQILKHV, encoded by the coding sequence ATGATTGAGTTGGTGCTGGGCGGCGCCCGTTCCGGCAAGAGCCGCTACGCCGAGCAACAGGCCTTGGCCAGCGGCCTGCCGGTGGTTTATCTTGCTACCGCCGAAGCCGGCGACGGCGAAATGAGTGCGCGCATCGCCCACCACCGGCAGCGCCGGCCGGCAGAATGGACGACGCTGGAAGAGCCGGTCGCGTTGGCCGAAGCCATTACCGCACAGACCGGCCGCGGCCAATGCCTGTTGGTGGATTGCCTGACGCTGTGGTTATGTAACGTACTGTTCGACAAGCAAGGCAATCTGCACGAGGATCGTTTTCGCCGCCACAGCGCAGCGCTGTTCGACGCCCTCGACGCCAGCGGCGAACGCATCATCCTGGTCAGCAACGAAGTCGGTATGGGTGTGGTGGCTGCCGATGCGATGACGCGCCGCTTCGTCGACGAAGCCGGCTTCCTGCACCAAAAACTGGCGCAACTCTGCGACAAAGTGGTACTGGTTACGGCCGGTCTGCCGCAAATTCTGAAACACGTTTAA
- the cobT gene encoding nicotinate-nucleotide--dimethylbenzimidazole phosphoribosyltransferase, translated as MNWIFEPIAAPAADYYLKAQQRQQQLTKPPGSLGVLEECAARLAAMQRSAAPGIDRIYISVFAADHGIAEEGVSAFPQAVTVEMVKNFAAGGAAVNVLARHIGAHFEVVDAGLRQPVALPNVIADRAGAGTANFAHGPAMAAAQLEFALAAGRRAIARALDHAAQLFVGGEMGIANTTSASALAAACLQLPASEITGAGTGLLPEQIDRKAAVIAAALQSHRPRLDTPLAILQTLGGFEIAALAGAYIAAAQQGLPVLVDGFISSVAALLAARINPGCAAWFFFGHCSAEKGHSRVLQALNARPLLTMDMRLGEGSGAALAVPMLQMACRLHNEMATFAEAGVSQG; from the coding sequence ATGAATTGGATCTTCGAGCCGATTGCCGCGCCCGCGGCCGACTATTACCTGAAAGCCCAGCAACGCCAACAGCAATTGACCAAGCCGCCCGGTTCGCTGGGCGTCCTGGAGGAATGCGCCGCCCGCTTGGCGGCGATGCAACGCAGCGCAGCGCCGGGCATCGACCGTATCTATATCAGCGTATTTGCCGCCGACCACGGTATCGCCGAAGAGGGCGTATCGGCGTTTCCGCAAGCGGTGACCGTGGAAATGGTGAAAAACTTCGCCGCCGGCGGTGCTGCGGTCAACGTGCTGGCCCGGCATATCGGCGCGCATTTCGAAGTGGTCGATGCCGGCTTGCGCCAGCCGGTGGCGCTGCCGAACGTGATTGCCGACCGCGCCGGCGCCGGCACGGCCAATTTCGCGCACGGCCCGGCGATGGCCGCCGCACAACTGGAATTTGCGCTGGCCGCCGGCCGCCGCGCGATTGCCCGCGCGCTGGACCACGCGGCGCAGTTGTTCGTCGGCGGCGAAATGGGCATCGCCAATACCACCAGCGCCAGCGCCTTGGCGGCGGCCTGTCTGCAACTGCCGGCGAGCGAGATTACCGGCGCCGGTACCGGTCTGCTGCCCGAGCAAATCGACCGTAAAGCCGCGGTGATCGCGGCCGCGCTGCAAAGCCACCGCCCGCGATTGGATACGCCGCTGGCCATCCTGCAAACTTTGGGCGGCTTCGAGATTGCGGCGCTGGCCGGCGCCTATATCGCCGCCGCGCAGCAGGGTTTGCCGGTCCTGGTCGACGGCTTTATCAGCAGCGTCGCCGCCTTGCTGGCGGCGCGGATCAATCCGGGCTGCGCAGCCTGGTTTTTCTTCGGCCATTGCTCGGCGGAAAAGGGTCACAGCCGGGTGTTGCAGGCGCTCAACGCCCGGCCGCTGTTGACGATGGACATGCGTTTGGGCGAGGGCAGCGGCGCGGCGTTGGCGGTGCCTATGCTGCAAATGGCCTGCCGGCTGCATAACGAAATGGCTACCTTTGCCGAAGCCGGAGTGTCCCAGGGCTGA
- a CDS encoding TM2 domain-containing protein, translated as MLGHIESYDERCQTGVIKYQNQFYEFHIDQWTSQEPPKSGDDVDFDHDDGKVSEVSPVGAYLMEVKPVKSRMLAALLGIAFGAIGLHRIYLGFYMLGLLQTLVTLGTGGFGVMWGFIEGVLIFTGHIDKDAKGRHLK; from the coding sequence ATGCTAGGACATATCGAGAGTTACGACGAAAGATGCCAAACCGGCGTCATCAAATACCAAAACCAGTTTTACGAATTCCATATTGACCAGTGGACCTCGCAAGAGCCGCCTAAATCCGGCGACGACGTCGATTTCGACCATGATGACGGCAAAGTCAGTGAAGTCAGCCCGGTCGGCGCCTACCTGATGGAAGTCAAGCCGGTGAAGAGCCGGATGCTGGCGGCCTTGCTGGGCATTGCCTTCGGTGCGATCGGTTTGCACCGGATTTATCTGGGTTTTTATATGCTGGGCTTGCTGCAAACCCTGGTCACGTTAGGTACCGGCGGTTTCGGCGTGATGTGGGGCTTTATCGAAGGCGTGCTGATTTTTACCGGCCATATCGATAAAGACGCCAAGGGCCGCCATTTGAAATAA